In the genome of Marinibacterium anthonyi, the window ACTATGCGCCGCTTTACCCGGACGAGATGCCGCTGTTCAAGAAGATCGAGACCATCGCGACCGAGATCTATCGCGCCGACGAGGTGATCGCCGACAGCAAGATCCGCGCCCAGCTGAAGGAATGGGAGGAACAGGGATACGGCAACCTGCCGGTCTGCATGGCCAAGACGCAGTATTCCTTCACCACCGATCCGAACAAGCGCGGCGCGCCGACGGGTCACAGCTTGCCGGTCCGCGAAGTGCGGCTGTCGGCCGGTGCCGGGTTCATCGTGGTCATCTGCGGTGAGATCATGACGATGCCGGGTCTGCCCAAGGTGCCCTCGGCCGAGATGATCTGCATCAATGACGACGGTCTCATCGACGGGCTGTTCTGACCATCATGACAAGCAGCACCTTGCATACGATCATGATGCCCGTCCGCGGCGATGGCAGGGGGCCCTTGCTCTTTGCCCACGCCGCGGCGCTGGCCAAGCGCTTTGGCGCGCACGTCAAGGTCGTCCACTGCCACCCCAAGACCGAGGACCTGATGCCGAAAGGCGTCGTGATCCCCGGCTTCCTGCGCAAGCAGATCGAGGAAGCCTCGCAAGCGAGTGCCGACACCGAACAGGACTTCCTGGAAGAGAAGTTTTCGGCTGATGCCGCCAAGCACGGCATCACCATCAAGGACCCGTCGTTGGACACGCCGACGGCGAAGTTCTACGAATACACCGGCAAGCAGGTCGAAGCCGTGCGCTATTTCGGCCGTCTGTCGGACCTGATCTGCGTGGCCAAGCCCAGCAAGTCCGAAGACCTCGGGTTCAATACGCTGAAGGAAGCCCTGTTCTACTCGGGCCGTCCGGTGCTGATCTGCACCGACACGGACCAGGTCGACCTGACCATCGGCAAGCACGTGGCCATCGGGTGGAACGGATCGCTTGAATCGACCCGCGCCGTGGCCCTGGCCATGCCGCTGATCGAACACGCCGAAAAGGTGACCATCCTGACGGGTGGCACCACCAACCATTCCGCCACGCCCGAGGATTTCCAGGATTACCTGGCCCATCGCGGTGTGACGGCGGACGTGGTGCGGTTTCACGTCCATGGCATCGCCGGCCGCCAGCTTCTGGCGAAGTCCGACGAGGTCGGCGCGGACCTGCTGATCATGGGCGCCTACCATGAAAGCTATGAACGGGAATCCCTGCTGGGCGGGAATTCGGCCGCTGTCGTGGAGGAAGCGACCATACCCGTTGTTATGGTTCACTGACACAACCATAAAGAGAGGAGGAGAATTAAGGGGAGGACGACAAGAGAATACCAAGGAAAGTTTTCCGGGCCAGCCAGGCAATAAAAAAGCACGTCTATCAATTGGCTTCAGTCGACGCATGTCGCGACCCGGAACGGATACTACTTAGGGAGGAATACATGAAACTCTGGAAGACTCTGACGATGAGTGCGGCCGCTTTGGCGGTCATGGCTCCGGCGGCCTTTGCGGAATGGCAGCCCCGCAAGCCCGTGGAATTCATCATCATGGCCGGAACCGGCGGCGGCGCGGACCAGATCGCGCGCCTTCTGCAGGGCCTGATCCAATCCAAGGGCCTCAGCCCGCGGCCCTTCATCCCGATCAACAAGCCCGGTGGGTCCGGTGCCGAAGCGCTTTCGTACATGAAAGAAAAGGAAGGGGACAACCACACGCTTCTGGTGGCCCTGAACAGCTTCTACACCACGCCGATCATCCAGGACGAGCTGGACATCGACATCACCACCTTCGCGCCGATCGGCCGGATGGCGATGGACACGTTCCTGCTGTGGGTGAACACGGACCAGGAAGACATCACCGATCTTGAAAGCTATGTCGCGGCCGTCAAGGCGCAGGACAGCGCCTGGAAAGTCGGCGTCACCGGGTCGGGCCAGGAAGATTCGATCCTGACCGCGATGATGGAGAAAGAGCTGGGCTACAAGGTGACCTACATCCCGTTCCAGGGCGGTGGCACCGTGGCCAAGAACCTTGTCGGCAACCAGATCGACTCGACCGTGAACAACCCCTCGGAACAGATGGAGTTCTGGCGGGCGGGCAACGTCAAGCCGCTGGTTCAGTTCAACGGCGAACGCACCGAACCCTTCATGGACGTGCCCACCGCCGAAGAACTTGGCGTCGATATCGAGTACTACATGCAGCGCTCGATCTCGGGCCCGGCCGGCATGGATCCGGAAGCGGTCGCCTGGTACCAGGACCTCTTCGAGGAGCTGTTCAACAGCCAGGAATGGCAGGACTATTGCAAGTCCGACGGCCTGACCTGCGACAAGTGGCTGACCGGCGATGACCTTGCCGCCTTCCACGAGGCCCAGCTGCAGCGCCACGTCGAGCTGATCGAAGCGGTCGGCGCCGAAAGCATCACGTCGAAGTAACAAGCCAACCCCGCCGGGCCGCCCCCAGCGTGGCCCGGCGACACAACCAGACAACAGCCCGCAGCAACCGATCCGATCCGCGCGCAGCGACGCGCGCCATGGACCGAGACAGGACGCAAAAGTCGTCGGCCGTGCGGGAGTGGAGGAATGAAATGTCTGTTCGTACGGCTGAGTTGTTCATGGCTATCGCCATGTTCCTGGCTTCACTGGGCCTGATGTGGACGGTCTATACCGATGACCTGGCCATCGGCTGGGTCGCCGGGCGCGGGCCTGGCTCCGGGATGTGGCCGTTCTGGCTGTCGCTTGGCATGGCGCTGTCGTCCGTCTGGACGCTGTGGCGCTGGTATACCGGCGTCACGCCGGAATCGCGCAACCAGGACCCCTATATCGACCCCGAGACGATCTTCATCGTGGGTATCACTGTCGCGGCGATCTTCTTTCTGCTGCTGCTGACCGGGATCATCGGCCTGTATTTCTCGATGATGCTGTTCCTGATGTTCTACATCCGGGTCATCGGCCGCCATACCTGGGGCGTGACGATCGCGGTCACGCTTGCCGTGCCGGTCGTGACCTACCTGCTCTTCGAGGTTGCGCTGAACAAGTACCTGCCGCGGGGACTGCCGTTCTTCGAGAACATCTTCATGCACATCGACGACTTCCGCTACTCGCTCATGTCCTGATGTCGCCCCGCCAATGAAACAGTCTTCCAACAGGGGACGTGCCCAATGGACTCTATAATCAGCCTGCTCGGCGCCGGACTTCTGCAGTCCTTCGAGCCGCTCAACCTTGCCATGATCTTCCTGGGATGTTTCGCCGGGTTGTTCATCGGCGCCATGCCCGGCCTTGGTTCGGTCAACGGCGTGGCCATCCTGCTACCGGTCACCTTCCTGGTGCCGCCGACCTCCGCCATCATCTTCCTGGCCGCGTTGTATTACGGGGCCATGTACGGGGGCGCCGTGTCGTCGATCACGCTGGGGATCCCGGGGGCGTCGACCGCCGTGGCCACCGTCTTCGACGGACGCCCCATGGCCCAGAAGGGCAGGGCGGACCAGGCGCTCATGGCCGCGGCCATCGCGTCCTTCATCGGGGGCACGATCTCGGTCATCCTGTTCACCGGCTTCGCCCCGCCGCTGGCCGCCTTCGCGCTGAAATTCGGCCCGCAGGAGGAATTCGCCCTGATGCTGCTGGCCTTCGCCACCTTCATCGGCCTGGGCGGGGATGACATCCCGAAAACCATCTTCTCGATCCTGATCGGGCTGGTGCTGGCCGCTGTCGGCTTCGACATCATCTCGGGCAAACCGCGCCTGATCTTCTTCGGCATGGTCGAATTCCAGCGCGGCATCGAATTCCTGGTCCTCGCCATCGGCATCTATGGCATCGGCGAGATGATCTGGACGCTGGAACACACCAAGGGCGCCGTGCAGATGCACAAGGTCGAGGTGGGTTTCAAAAAGATCATCAACAACCTCAAGCAGGTGAAGCAGTACTTTCCGTCGACGATCCTGGGGTCGTTCCTGGGCTTCTTCATCGGCACCCTGCCGGCAGCCGGCGCCACTCCTGCGGCCCTGATGTCCTATGGCCTGGCCAAATCGTTCTCCAAGGACGGCGACAGCTTCGGCAAGGGCAACGTGTCGGGCGTCGCGGCGCCGGAATCGGCCAACAACGCGGCCTCCACCGGGTCGATGCTGCCGATGCTCACGCTGGGTATTCCCGGCTCGCCCACCACGGCGATCCTGCTGGGCGGCATGATCATCTGGGGTCTGCGCCCCGGGCCGCTGCTGTTCTCGGAAAGCCCGGATTTCGTCTGGGGCCTGATCGGGTCGATGTATGTCGCCAACTTCGTGACGGTGATCCTGAACATCGCGCTGATCCCGGCCTTCATCCGGGTGCTGGCGATGCCCTTCACCATCCTGGCGCCGATCATCTTCATCCTCTGCACCGTCGGCGTCTTTGCCACCACGGACCGGATGTTCGACACCTGGCTGATGCTTCTGCTGGGCTGCATGGGCTACCTGATGCGCAAGCTGAACTACCCGGTCGCCCCCGCCGTCCTGGCCATCGTGCTGGGCCCGCTGACGGAACGGTCGCTGCGCCAGTCGCTGATTTCCAGCCAGGGCGATGCGATGACCTTCTTCGAACGCCCGATCTCGCTGGTGTGCATCCTGATCGCGGTTGCGCTGGTGTCCTACCCGGCGGTGTCGGGGTTCCTTCGCCGGCGCAAGGCCATCGTCGAAGCGGCCGAATGAAATTGTCCCGTCGTGACAAAACTGGGGGGCCTTCGGGCCCCCTTTTTTCGTCAGCTTTCGTACCTGGTATTGCCACGCCGGTTCTCGTCGATGGGCAGTTCGGTGAACAAGGGCTGATGCGCGCGCTGCAGGCAGTTCTGACGCGGGCACAGGTGACAGTTGATCCCGATCGGCGCGAAAAGCTTCGGGTCGTCGAAATTGTAGCTGGACGCATAGCGGATCCGGTGCGCGTACCCCGCCTCGCATCCCAGCGCCAGCGTCAGGCGGCGGTCCTGGGTTTCCTCGGAAAACACGGGCCGGTGCACCGTCCGGCTGATGGTGAAATAGCGATCCCCATCAGGCAGTTCCACGAATTGCGGCATGATCACCCCGGGCGTGTAGAACGCCGTGTGGATGTTCCACACCGGGCACGACCCGCCATGTTCCGCCAGATGGAACGTGGTCGAGTTGAAGCGCTTGGTCACGTTGCCCGCCTTGTCCACCCGCATGAAGAAAAACGGCACCCCGCGCGATCCTTCGCGGTTCAGCGCCGTCACCCTTTGGCACACCTGTTCGAAACTGGCACCAAAGGCCGCCGCCACGCGGTCCAGGTCGTACCCGGTGCTTTCCACTTCGGCGAAGAACGCGTCGTAGGGCATGATGAAGGCGGCGGCGAAGTAATTCGCCAGCTCCACCCGCAGCCGCGACAGCGCGGGCTGGGCTTCGATCCCGCTTTGCCCGGCGATGTCGGTGATCAGGTCCGGGAATTGCACGCCGCACAGCACATGGGCCAGCTGGAAAACCCGGTTCGCGTTGTTCAGCGCCTGGCTGAGGTACACGACCTTGTCGGTCTCGTCGTAATAGCGCAGCGCGTCGCCCATGTCGTCGATCCGGCGCACCACCACGGTGATCCCGTGATCCTGCCCCAGCCGGTCGCGCAGTTCCGCATAGCGGTTCTCGGGCGAGGTGAAGCGGCCGTTCCAGACTTCCTCGGCCGCTGTTTCCAGCGCCGGGAAGTAATTGCGGTGGTTGCGGAAGAAGTCGTGGATCAGCGTTTCGGGCGAGGTGCGCAGCAATTCGCCCCCGGTCTGTTCGCCGCCCAGCTTCATCACCTTTTCCAGCGCCGAACGATGAGCGATATGCAGCTGAAGGAATTGTTCGACCAGGCGCGGCGCATGGTCTATGGCGCCGCGGATTTCCTGCAGATCGGGCCTGTCGCCGGTCAGGATCGGATCCTGCACCGCGCTGCGCAGTGCTGCGATGCGGCGCGAACTGTCGTCCTGCGTCAGCTCGCGCCAGTCCAGGTCGTAATTGTCCGCGATCGACATCAGCAACTGCACCGACAGCGATCTTTGATTGTTTTCAAGAAGGTTCACGTAAGACGCGCTGATCCCCAGCGTCTTGGCCATCTGCGCCTGGGTCTGCTTTCTGTCCCGCCGCAACTGCCGCAGCCGGGGGCCGATCAGGGTCTTTGTCATGGCTGAGCCTTACAACATTACAAATAGAAAGGGCCGTAAAGTTTACTCTACACACAATAACCCTCTTTTCGTAGAGAGAATCGCGCGCGCAATTATATTACTCTCAGGACGGCGAAGAACGGCAGCGTACAGGGAGGTTTCGCACCATGGCCTACAAGATCTTGATCCTCGGTGCTTCATATGGGTCCCTGTTGGGCACAAAGCTTTTGATGGCGGGGTACGACGTGACCCTGGTCTGCCGGCGCAAGACCGCCGACCTGATCAACGCCGAGGGTACGGATGTCCGCATCAAGCTGCGCGGCGAGGACGACCATCGGTCGTTCCGGTCGCACGACCTGCCCGGGCAGCTGAACGCACTGTCGCCCGAGGAGGTCGTGGCGCCGGATTACGACTTCTGCGCGCTGGCGATGTCGGAACCGCAATATTGTTCCGACGCGATCCTGGACCTGCTGCGGCGGGTGGCCACGGCGCAATTGCCGTGCCTGTCGATCATGAACATGCCGCCCTTGCCCTACCTGCGGCGGATCAAGGGGCTGGACACCGGCCCGCTGGAACAAAGCTTTTCCTGCCCCGAGGCGTGGAACGCCTTTACCCCCGGCAACGTCACGCTGTGCAGCCCCGATCCGCAGGCCTATCGCCTGCCGGATGCCGGCGCCAACGTGCTGCATGTCGGCCTGCCGACGAACTTCAAGGCCGCGCCCTTCGAAGATCCCGCGCACACCGCGATGCTGACCGAGATGGCCGAGGCGGTCGATGCGATCCGCGTCGACGGCAAGGAGGTGCCGGTCAAGCTGAAGGTTTTCGGATCGCTTTTCGTGCCCTTTGCCAAGTGGTCGATGCTGCTGACCGGCAATTACCGCTGCGTGCAGCCCGACGGCGTGCGCCCGATCTGCGAGGCGGTGCAGGGCGACCTGGCCCTGTCGCGGGCGATCTACGAAAAGGTCGACCGGATCACCACGCTGCTGGGCGCCGACCCCTCCGACCTTGTGCCGTTCGAGAAATACGCCAAGGCGGCCGAGGGGTTGTTGAAACCCTCGTCGGCGGCGCGGGCCATCGACGGCGGGGCGGATGCGATCGAACGGGTGGACCTGCTGGTCAAGCTGATCGCCGACCAGGTCGGCGTGCCATCCCCCGAACTGGACGAAATCGCCACCATCGTCAGCAACCGACTGGCCGAGAACCAACGCGCCGCCGCCTGACGGCCGGCGCCCCCCATAAGCGGAGGACACATGGAAGATTTTGCGGACACCCCGCTCGCCCCTGATGCGGCCGAGACCTTCTTCAAGACCCATATTTCGCAAACCGACCCCGCGCTCGCGGCCATGATTGGCCGCGAACTGGGCCGTCAGCGGGACGAGATCGAGCTGATCGCGTCGGAAAACATCGTCTCGCGCGCGGTGCTGGACGCCGCGGGAAGCGTGCTGACCAACAAGTATGCCGAAGGCTATCCTGGCCGCCGCTATTACGGCGGCTGCCAGTTCGTGGACGAGGTCGAGACGCTGGCCATCGACCGCGCGACGCAGCTGTTCGGGTGCGGCTTTGCCAACGTGCAGCCCAATTCGGGCTCGCAAGCCAACCAGGGTGTGTTCCTTGCGCTGGCGCGGCCGGGCGACACGATCCTGGGCCTCAGCCTGGATGCCGGCGGTCACCTGACCCATGGCGCGCGGCCGAACATGTCGGGCAAGTGGTTCAACGCCGTGGCCTATGGCGTGGACTCCGACACGCACCTGATCGACTATGATCAGCTTGACGCGCTGGCGGTCGAACACAAGCCCGCGATCATCATCGCCGGCGGATCCGCCTATCCGCGCCAGATCGATTTCGCCCGCTTCCGCGCGGTGGCCGACAAGGTGGGCGCCTACCTGATGGTAGACATGGCCCATTTCGCCGGGCTGGTCGCGGCGGGCCTGCACCCGTCGCCCTTTCCGCATGCCCACGTGGCGACGACCACGACCCACAAGACCC includes:
- a CDS encoding Ketopantoate reductase, which translates into the protein MAYKILILGASYGSLLGTKLLMAGYDVTLVCRRKTADLINAEGTDVRIKLRGEDDHRSFRSHDLPGQLNALSPEEVVAPDYDFCALAMSEPQYCSDAILDLLRRVATAQLPCLSIMNMPPLPYLRRIKGLDTGPLEQSFSCPEAWNAFTPGNVTLCSPDPQAYRLPDAGANVLHVGLPTNFKAAPFEDPAHTAMLTEMAEAVDAIRVDGKEVPVKLKVFGSLFVPFAKWSMLLTGNYRCVQPDGVRPICEAVQGDLALSRAIYEKVDRITTLLGADPSDLVPFEKYAKAAEGLLKPSSAARAIDGGADAIERVDLLVKLIADQVGVPSPELDEIATIVSNRLAENQRAAA
- a CDS encoding Tripartite tricarboxylate transporter TctB family protein, which produces MSVRTAELFMAIAMFLASLGLMWTVYTDDLAIGWVAGRGPGSGMWPFWLSLGMALSSVWTLWRWYTGVTPESRNQDPYIDPETIFIVGITVAAIFFLLLLTGIIGLYFSMMLFLMFYIRVIGRHTWGVTIAVTLAVPVVTYLLFEVALNKYLPRGLPFFENIFMHIDDFRYSLMS
- a CDS encoding Universal stress protein family protein, whose amino-acid sequence is MTSSTLHTIMMPVRGDGRGPLLFAHAAALAKRFGAHVKVVHCHPKTEDLMPKGVVIPGFLRKQIEEASQASADTEQDFLEEKFSADAAKHGITIKDPSLDTPTAKFYEYTGKQVEAVRYFGRLSDLICVAKPSKSEDLGFNTLKEALFYSGRPVLICTDTDQVDLTIGKHVAIGWNGSLESTRAVALAMPLIEHAEKVTILTGGTTNHSATPEDFQDYLAHRGVTADVVRFHVHGIAGRQLLAKSDEVGADLLIMGAYHESYERESLLGGNSAAVVEEATIPVVMVH
- the glyA2 gene encoding Serine hydroxymethyltransferase 2, translated to MEDFADTPLAPDAAETFFKTHISQTDPALAAMIGRELGRQRDEIELIASENIVSRAVLDAAGSVLTNKYAEGYPGRRYYGGCQFVDEVETLAIDRATQLFGCGFANVQPNSGSQANQGVFLALARPGDTILGLSLDAGGHLTHGARPNMSGKWFNAVAYGVDSDTHLIDYDQLDALAVEHKPAIIIAGGSAYPRQIDFARFRAVADKVGAYLMVDMAHFAGLVAAGLHPSPFPHAHVATTTTHKTLRGPRGGMILTDDEALAKKINSAIFPGLQGGPLMHAIAGKAVAFGEALRPGFKTYAGHVIENAQVLAQTLVDAGFAITSGGTDTHLMLVDLRPKGVKGNEAEKALGRAHITCNKNGVPNDPEKPTVTSGIRLGTPAGTTRGFGAAEFAKIGQLIDTVLTGLAANGPEGNSAVEEAVKAEALALCKAFPIYGDM
- a CDS encoding Tripartite tricarboxylate transporter TctA family protein translates to MDSIISLLGAGLLQSFEPLNLAMIFLGCFAGLFIGAMPGLGSVNGVAILLPVTFLVPPTSAIIFLAALYYGAMYGGAVSSITLGIPGASTAVATVFDGRPMAQKGRADQALMAAAIASFIGGTISVILFTGFAPPLAAFALKFGPQEEFALMLLAFATFIGLGGDDIPKTIFSILIGLVLAAVGFDIISGKPRLIFFGMVEFQRGIEFLVLAIGIYGIGEMIWTLEHTKGAVQMHKVEVGFKKIINNLKQVKQYFPSTILGSFLGFFIGTLPAAGATPAALMSYGLAKSFSKDGDSFGKGNVSGVAAPESANNAASTGSMLPMLTLGIPGSPTTAILLGGMIIWGLRPGPLLFSESPDFVWGLIGSMYVANFVTVILNIALIPAFIRVLAMPFTILAPIIFILCTVGVFATTDRMFDTWLMLLLGCMGYLMRKLNYPVAPAVLAIVLGPLTERSLRQSLISSQGDAMTFFERPISLVCILIAVALVSYPAVSGFLRRRKAIVEAAE
- a CDS encoding Argininosuccinate lyase; amino-acid sequence: MKLWKTLTMSAAALAVMAPAAFAEWQPRKPVEFIIMAGTGGGADQIARLLQGLIQSKGLSPRPFIPINKPGGSGAEALSYMKEKEGDNHTLLVALNSFYTTPIIQDELDIDITTFAPIGRMAMDTFLLWVNTDQEDITDLESYVAAVKAQDSAWKVGVTGSGQEDSILTAMMEKELGYKVTYIPFQGGGTVAKNLVGNQIDSTVNNPSEQMEFWRAGNVKPLVQFNGERTEPFMDVPTAEELGVDIEYYMQRSISGPAGMDPEAVAWYQDLFEELFNSQEWQDYCKSDGLTCDKWLTGDDLAAFHEAQLQRHVELIEAVGAESITSK
- a CDS encoding anaerobic benzoate catabolism transcriptional regulator: MTKTLIGPRLRQLRRDRKQTQAQMAKTLGISASYVNLLENNQRSLSVQLLMSIADNYDLDWRELTQDDSSRRIAALRSAVQDPILTGDRPDLQEIRGAIDHAPRLVEQFLQLHIAHRSALEKVMKLGGEQTGGELLRTSPETLIHDFFRNHRNYFPALETAAEEVWNGRFTSPENRYAELRDRLGQDHGITVVVRRIDDMGDALRYYDETDKVVYLSQALNNANRVFQLAHVLCGVQFPDLITDIAGQSGIEAQPALSRLRVELANYFAAAFIMPYDAFFAEVESTGYDLDRVAAAFGASFEQVCQRVTALNREGSRGVPFFFMRVDKAGNVTKRFNSTTFHLAEHGGSCPVWNIHTAFYTPGVIMPQFVELPDGDRYFTISRTVHRPVFSEETQDRRLTLALGCEAGYAHRIRYASSYNFDDPKLFAPIGINCHLCPRQNCLQRAHQPLFTELPIDENRRGNTRYES